A stretch of Deinococcus aquiradiocola DNA encodes these proteins:
- a CDS encoding GGDEF domain-containing protein has translation MTGRSPLSLELLDRAFVNFTLLIGMVSLLGLTYPYRSAERATHRLSRWGLLTCTGLLLLGHAVVLQSGVLADLRFLPVALATMLGGPLYGLSVSVPTMLYRAQLGGAGVWPSVLSVALTVGVSVLVVRVWRPFQLQGWPLYRLGLIVTLAGNLPYLLVPGGVWPLLLTWPVKAVGLALAVALLQTRLRLVGAYRDYRRMAYTDKLTGLLNRRRFDEDLRPGQSDPPSFLLLLDLDHFKSINDAHGHDFGDKVLAVTAQVLRENLRHWDGAYRYGGEEFAVLLRHCTPQQARMVAERVRASVERTLPVKVGVPVTVSIGAVTLTARQSAQQSVKLADRALYRAKHRGRNRVEWGEATSGPPTPSRVMQG, from the coding sequence ATGACGGGGAGGAGTCCGCTGTCGCTGGAACTGCTCGACCGTGCATTCGTGAACTTCACCCTCCTGATCGGGATGGTGTCGCTGCTCGGCCTGACGTACCCGTACCGGAGTGCGGAGCGGGCCACGCACCGCCTGTCCCGCTGGGGCCTGCTGACCTGCACAGGCCTGCTGCTGCTGGGGCACGCGGTCGTCCTGCAGTCGGGCGTGCTGGCGGACCTGCGGTTCCTGCCGGTAGCGCTCGCCACCATGCTGGGCGGACCCCTGTACGGTCTGAGCGTGAGCGTCCCCACCATGCTGTACCGCGCGCAGCTGGGCGGGGCGGGCGTGTGGCCGTCGGTGCTGAGTGTCGCGCTGACGGTCGGCGTGAGTGTCCTCGTGGTGCGGGTGTGGCGGCCCTTCCAGCTGCAGGGCTGGCCGCTCTACCGCCTGGGCCTGATCGTGACGCTGGCGGGAAACCTCCCATACCTGCTCGTGCCGGGCGGTGTGTGGCCGCTGCTGCTCACGTGGCCCGTCAAGGCTGTGGGGCTGGCGCTCGCCGTGGCGCTCCTGCAGACGCGCCTGCGGCTGGTGGGAGCGTACCGCGACTACCGCCGTATGGCGTACACCGACAAGCTGACAGGCCTCCTCAACCGCCGCCGCTTCGACGAGGACCTACGGCCCGGCCAGTCGGACCCGCCATCCTTCCTGCTGCTGCTGGACCTCGATCATTTCAAGAGCATCAACGACGCGCACGGGCACGACTTCGGAGACAAGGTACTGGCCGTCACGGCGCAGGTGCTGCGCGAGAACCTGCGTCACTGGGACGGCGCGTACCGTTACGGCGGCGAGGAGTTCGCGGTACTGCTGCGCCACTGCACGCCGCAGCAGGCGCGCATGGTGGCCGAACGCGTCCGCGCCAGCGTGGAACGCACCCTGCCCGTGAAGGTCGGGGTGCCCGTCACGGTGTCCATCGGGGCGGTGACGCTCACGGCGCGGCAGTCGGCGCAGCAGAGCGTGAAGCTCGCGGACCGCGCCCTGTACCGCGCCAAGCACCGGGGCCGCAACCGAGTGGAGTGGGGCGAAGCGACGTCCGGCCCGCCCACCCCGAGCCGGGTCATGCAGGGCTGA
- the greA gene encoding transcription elongation factor GreA, translated as MAEKMKMTRKGYDQLKKTIEHLKTTRREQISADMGVAIADGDLRESAAYDQARMDQSENEARILELEDQLENALIIEEGAQDGVTLGAHVVLQDGTGREHRFEIVGTYEVDILKGKISDQSPIGQALAGSRVGDTVSVQMPRGTQEFKVLSVSYE; from the coding sequence ATGGCCGAAAAGATGAAGATGACCCGCAAGGGCTACGATCAGCTCAAGAAGACGATCGAGCACCTCAAGACCACCCGCCGTGAACAGATCAGCGCCGACATGGGCGTCGCCATCGCGGACGGCGACCTCCGCGAGAGCGCCGCCTACGATCAGGCGCGCATGGACCAGTCCGAGAACGAGGCGCGCATCCTGGAGCTCGAAGACCAGCTGGAGAACGCCCTGATCATCGAGGAGGGCGCGCAGGACGGCGTGACCCTCGGCGCGCACGTCGTCCTGCAGGACGGCACGGGCCGCGAGCACCGCTTCGAGATCGTCGGCACGTACGAGGTCGACATCCTGAAAGGCAAGATCAGCGACCAGAGCCCCATCGGTCAGGCGCTCGCCGGGAGCCGCGTGGGCGACACCGTCAGTGTGCAGATGCCGCGCGGCACGCAGGAATTCAAGGTCCTGAGCGTCAGCTACGAGTGA
- a CDS encoding type IV pilus twitching motility protein PilT has product MTGGPTTIQDLLTQMVARRVSDVHLQAGSPPMGRVDGMLVAFGTAALMPPDTVAMARALLTGEQWEDFEYRSEMDTAYSLSGVARFRCNVFRQRGAVGIVMRVVTDAIPSFEALGLPDTTMRAFAGAPRGLILVTGPTGSGKSTTLASLIDHINRTQPFNIITIEDPIEILHKNKRSIVVQREVGADTRDFRTALKYAMRQDPDVIMIGEMRDKETVEAAITAAQTGHLVLSTLHTLDAVRTVNRVVDFFPPHERDQIRLLLADSLVGIVSQRLLRRADGVGRILGTELLVNTPLVQDYIRDEEKTVLVKDAMMEDNIRGMHTFDQHLVELYRHSLITMDEALESASSPHELRMMITRQGMNF; this is encoded by the coding sequence CTGACGGGCGGCCCCACCACCATTCAGGACCTGCTGACGCAGATGGTGGCGCGCCGCGTCTCGGACGTGCACCTGCAGGCGGGCAGCCCGCCGATGGGCCGCGTGGACGGGATGCTCGTCGCCTTCGGGACGGCGGCCCTGATGCCGCCCGACACGGTCGCCATGGCGCGCGCCCTGCTGACGGGCGAACAGTGGGAGGACTTCGAGTACCGCAGCGAGATGGACACGGCGTACTCGCTCTCGGGCGTCGCCCGCTTCCGCTGCAACGTGTTCCGGCAGCGCGGCGCGGTCGGCATCGTGATGCGCGTCGTCACGGACGCCATCCCCAGCTTCGAGGCGCTCGGCCTGCCGGACACCACCATGCGCGCCTTCGCGGGCGCGCCGCGCGGCCTGATCCTCGTGACCGGCCCGACCGGCAGCGGGAAAAGCACCACGCTCGCGTCCCTGATCGACCACATCAACCGCACGCAGCCCTTCAACATCATCACGATCGAGGACCCGATCGAGATCCTGCACAAGAACAAGCGCAGCATCGTGGTGCAGCGCGAGGTGGGCGCCGACACCCGCGACTTCCGCACGGCCCTGAAGTACGCGATGCGGCAGGACCCGGACGTCATCATGATCGGCGAGATGCGCGACAAGGAAACGGTGGAGGCCGCCATCACGGCCGCGCAGACCGGGCACCTCGTGCTCAGCACCCTGCACACGCTGGACGCCGTGCGGACCGTGAACCGCGTCGTGGATTTCTTCCCGCCGCACGAACGCGACCAGATCCGCCTGCTGCTCGCCGACTCACTCGTCGGGATCGTCAGTCAGCGCCTGCTGCGCCGCGCAGACGGCGTGGGCCGCATCCTCGGCACGGAACTGCTCGTGAACACGCCGCTCGTGCAGGACTACATCCGCGACGAGGAGAAGACGGTGCTCGTCAAGGACGCCATGATGGAGGACAACATCCGCGGCATGCACACCTTCGACCAGCACCTCGTCGAACTGTACCGGCACTCGCTGATCACCATGGACGAGGCGCTGGAGTCGGCCAGCAGTCCGCACGAACTGCGCATGATGATCACGCGGCAGGGCATGAACTTCTGA
- the panC gene encoding pantoate--beta-alanine ligase — protein sequence MTGTLSVPALLPVVESVSALREALAGRGRVGLVPTMGYLHSGHATLIEQARRENDVVVVSVFVNPLQFGPKEDLSRYPRDLENDRRVAGAAGADLIFHPSGDVMYPAGFGSGVSVGGVSRALEGASRPGHFDGVATVVLKLLNLTRADRAYFGEKDWQQLAVVRQLVRDLNVPVQVVGVPTVRASGGAAGLALSSRNSYLTAEQQVRATVLSRALRAMQGAFVGGEREVDAVLEAGLALLRAEPEVTLDYLSVVDDALNVVGQCPSPAAGDVSYSEQHGPSSNLHTGDMYRVLIAARMFGVRLIDNMPLDPRPTPAATGPEEGTA from the coding sequence GTGACGGGCACCCTGAGCGTGCCGGCGCTGCTGCCGGTGGTGGAGTCCGTGTCGGCGCTGCGTGAGGCACTGGCCGGGCGTGGCCGGGTGGGCCTCGTGCCGACGATGGGGTACCTGCATTCGGGGCACGCGACCCTGATCGAGCAGGCGCGCCGCGAGAACGACGTGGTGGTGGTGAGCGTGTTCGTGAACCCGCTGCAGTTCGGGCCGAAGGAGGACCTGTCCCGCTACCCGCGCGACCTGGAGAACGACCGGCGCGTGGCGGGCGCGGCGGGCGCGGACCTGATCTTTCACCCGTCCGGGGACGTGATGTACCCGGCGGGCTTCGGGAGCGGCGTGAGTGTGGGGGGCGTGTCGCGGGCGCTGGAGGGCGCGTCGCGGCCCGGTCATTTCGACGGGGTGGCGACGGTGGTCCTGAAGCTGCTGAACCTGACGCGGGCGGACCGGGCGTACTTCGGGGAGAAGGACTGGCAGCAGTTGGCCGTGGTGCGGCAGCTGGTGCGGGACCTGAACGTGCCGGTGCAGGTGGTGGGCGTGCCGACCGTGCGTGCGTCGGGCGGCGCGGCGGGGCTGGCGCTCAGCAGCCGCAACAGTTACCTGACGGCGGAGCAGCAGGTGCGGGCCACGGTGCTGTCGCGGGCCCTGCGGGCCATGCAGGGGGCCTTCGTGGGCGGGGAGCGCGAGGTGGACGCGGTGCTGGAGGCGGGCCTGGCGCTCCTGAGGGCCGAGCCGGAGGTCACGCTGGATTACCTGAGCGTGGTGGACGACGCGCTGAACGTGGTCGGGCAGTGCCCCTCCCCGGCGGCGGGTGACGTGTCGTATTCCGAACAGCACGGGCCGTCATCAAACCTTCATACTGGGGACATGTACAGAGTGCTCATCGCGGCGCGGATGTTCGGCGTGCGGCTGATCGACAACATGCCCCTCGACCCCCGGCCCACCCCTGCCGCGACCGGCCCGGAGGAGGGCACAGCGTGA
- a CDS encoding phage holin family protein produces MQNFLLKLGINALALWLTTRLYGGVYFEQGSTWDVLVAALVLGLVNALIRPLLLLLSLPINVLTLGLFTLIVNGVVLSIVAGVTRLVVANFGAAVVGALVLTVVSWVLDSVLHVLDGRRQQL; encoded by the coding sequence ATGCAGAATTTTCTCCTCAAGCTGGGCATCAATGCCCTGGCGTTGTGGCTCACGACGCGCCTGTACGGCGGCGTGTACTTCGAGCAGGGCAGCACCTGGGACGTGCTGGTCGCGGCCCTGGTGCTGGGTCTCGTGAACGCGCTCATCCGGCCGCTGCTGCTGCTGCTGTCCCTGCCGATCAACGTGCTGACGCTGGGCCTGTTCACCCTGATCGTGAACGGCGTGGTGCTGAGCATCGTGGCGGGCGTGACGCGGCTGGTCGTGGCGAACTTCGGTGCGGCGGTGGTGGGCGCGCTCGTGCTGACCGTCGTGAGCTGGGTGCTGGACAGCGTCCTGCACGTGCTGGACGGCAGGCGGCAACAGCTGTGA
- the purB gene encoding adenylosuccinate lyase, giving the protein MIDRYSTPELRALWSEASKYRAWLKVELSAMDAQATLGEVPREAHTELVAASERDPLDEAFAARVAEIEAVTRHDIVAFTTALSERYGDAARFIHHGLTSTDVVDTAQNLLLDESLALVTEDVRALREVCRTQAATYKHTPTVGRTHGIHAEPMTFGLKFLNWMSTLDRDLERLHAARERIRVVMLSGSVGTYAHVSPQVEEMVAAAWGWRVALVTNQTLARDRHAEVLSALAIFGTTLEKIAVEIRHLQRSEVREAMEPFGAGQKGSSSMPHKKNPILTENVTGLTRLLRGYLVTGLENVPLWHERDISHSSAERVILPDAVQAASYAARRLTGVLKNLVVFPERMLKNLNDLGGLVFSQRVLHLLIDDRGMAREAAYAIVQRNALQSWETGEGLRDLLKRDPENPLTDDDLDRAFDLQWYLREVDHTFRRFGL; this is encoded by the coding sequence ATGATTGACCGTTACAGCACCCCCGAACTGCGCGCCCTGTGGAGCGAGGCCAGCAAGTACCGCGCCTGGCTGAAGGTCGAGCTGAGCGCCATGGACGCGCAGGCCACCCTGGGCGAGGTCCCCAGGGAAGCGCACACCGAACTGGTGGCCGCGTCGGAACGCGACCCGCTCGACGAGGCGTTCGCGGCGCGCGTCGCGGAGATCGAGGCCGTCACGCGGCATGACATCGTGGCGTTCACGACGGCCCTGTCCGAACGGTACGGGGACGCGGCGCGCTTCATTCACCACGGCCTGACGAGCACCGACGTGGTCGACACGGCGCAGAACCTGCTGCTGGACGAGTCGCTCGCGCTGGTGACGGAAGACGTGCGGGCGCTGCGCGAGGTGTGCCGCACGCAGGCCGCCACGTACAAGCACACGCCCACCGTGGGCCGCACGCACGGCATTCACGCCGAGCCGATGACGTTCGGCCTGAAGTTCCTGAACTGGATGTCCACGCTGGACCGCGACCTGGAGCGCCTGCACGCCGCGCGGGAACGCATCCGGGTGGTGATGCTGTCCGGGTCGGTCGGCACGTACGCGCACGTGTCCCCGCAGGTCGAGGAGATGGTCGCGGCCGCGTGGGGGTGGCGGGTCGCGCTCGTCACCAACCAGACGCTCGCCCGGGACCGGCACGCGGAGGTGCTGAGCGCCCTGGCGATCTTCGGGACGACGCTGGAGAAGATCGCGGTCGAGATCCGGCACCTGCAGCGCAGCGAGGTGCGCGAGGCGATGGAGCCGTTCGGGGCGGGCCAGAAGGGCAGCAGCAGCATGCCGCACAAGAAGAACCCCATCCTGACGGAGAACGTGACGGGCCTCACGCGCCTGCTGCGCGGGTACCTCGTGACGGGCCTGGAGAACGTGCCGCTGTGGCACGAGCGGGACATCAGCCACTCCAGCGCGGAGCGCGTCATCCTGCCGGACGCCGTGCAGGCCGCCAGTTACGCCGCGCGCCGCCTGACGGGCGTGCTGAAGAACCTCGTGGTGTTCCCGGAACGCATGCTGAAGAACCTCAACGACCTGGGCGGCCTGGTGTTCAGCCAGCGCGTCCTGCACCTGCTGATCGACGACCGCGGCATGGCGCGCGAGGCGGCGTACGCCATCGTGCAGCGCAACGCCCTGCAGTCTTGGGAGACGGGCGAGGGCCTGCGCGACCTGCTGAAACGCGACCCGGAGAACCCGCTCACGGACGACGACCTGGACCGCGCCTTCGACCTGCAGTGGTACCTGCGCGAGGTGGACCACACCTTCCGCCGTTTCGGCCTGTAA
- a CDS encoding inositol monophosphatase family protein: MTSLPDLDLEAALHLAIRAAHEAGRIQQAHVGRAHTIRTKSSFSDLVTEVDGLCEAAIRAWIAREYPDHAVLGEEEGEQGSAAAEYRWVVDPLDGTVNYAHGFPFYCVSIALERRSQDADAAERLLGVVYDATRDELFTAVAGRGAHLNGAPVRVSGTPTLTTPALLSTGFPYDPGDHRNLRLLGQLLALGVPVRRPGAAALDLCYVACGRLDGYWEMGLKPWDSAAGSLIVTEAGGQVTDALGVARADGPVIVASNGALHDELLGVLDAGAVP, encoded by the coding sequence ATGACCTCCCTCCCCGACCTTGACCTCGAGGCCGCCCTCCACCTCGCGATCCGCGCCGCGCACGAGGCGGGACGCATCCAGCAGGCGCACGTGGGCCGCGCGCACACCATCCGCACCAAGTCCAGCTTCAGCGACCTCGTGACGGAAGTGGACGGCCTGTGCGAGGCCGCCATCCGCGCCTGGATCGCGCGCGAGTACCCGGACCACGCGGTGCTCGGCGAGGAGGAAGGCGAGCAGGGGAGCGCCGCCGCCGAGTACCGCTGGGTGGTGGACCCGCTCGACGGGACCGTCAACTACGCGCACGGCTTCCCGTTCTACTGCGTGTCCATCGCCCTGGAACGCCGCTCGCAGGACGCGGACGCAGCGGAACGCCTGCTGGGCGTGGTGTACGACGCCACCCGCGACGAACTGTTCACGGCCGTCGCCGGGCGCGGCGCGCACCTGAACGGCGCGCCCGTCCGCGTGTCCGGCACGCCGACCCTCACCACGCCTGCCCTGCTCAGCACCGGCTTCCCGTACGATCCCGGCGATCACCGCAACCTGCGCCTGCTCGGGCAGCTGCTCGCGCTGGGCGTTCCCGTCCGCCGCCCCGGCGCGGCCGCCCTCGACCTGTGTTACGTCGCGTGCGGCCGTCTCGACGGGTACTGGGAGATGGGCCTGAAACCCTGGGACAGCGCTGCCGGAAGCCTGATCGTGACCGAGGCGGGCGGACAGGTGACGGACGCGCTCGGCGTGGCCCGCGCGGACGGCCCCGTGATCGTGGCGAGCAACGGCGCGCTGCACGACGAACTGCTCGGCGTGCTGGACGCGGGAGCCGTTCCGTGA
- a CDS encoding histone deacetylase family protein — protein sequence MFRAYTPAAYEFPLPEGHRFPYYKYRMMADRLRPLLPVLDTPNLPWAVAGRVHDPHWLRRWRRGEVDRHEVRAFGLPWSEGVVERARRAAGGSVAALDDALRVGWGINLAGGTHHAFADRAEGFCLLNDAALLTRLALDATPDHPGGRVARVAVVDLDVHQGNGTAALLGPLTHVAGPRAFTLSVHGERNYPFRKERSSLDLGLGDGVTDAEYLQVMRGSVLPALEAFRPELLVYLAGVDVLAGDRFGRFALTLAGVRERNRLLLAWARAAGVPLVSLTAGGYNADHALTVEAHASVVLDGLDVYA from the coding sequence ATGTTCCGGGCCTACACTCCCGCCGCGTACGAGTTCCCGCTTCCGGAGGGGCACCGCTTTCCGTATTACAAGTACCGCATGATGGCCGACCGCCTGCGGCCGCTGCTGCCGGTGCTGGACACGCCCAACCTGCCGTGGGCGGTGGCGGGCCGCGTGCACGACCCGCACTGGCTGCGGCGCTGGCGGCGCGGCGAGGTGGACCGCCACGAGGTGCGCGCGTTCGGGCTGCCGTGGTCGGAGGGCGTGGTAGAGCGCGCCCGTCGCGCGGCGGGCGGGAGTGTCGCGGCGCTGGACGACGCGCTGCGGGTGGGGTGGGGCATCAACCTGGCGGGCGGGACGCATCACGCCTTCGCGGACCGCGCGGAGGGCTTCTGCCTGCTGAACGACGCCGCGCTCCTGACGCGTCTGGCGCTGGACGCGACGCCCGACCACCCGGGCGGTCGGGTGGCGCGGGTGGCGGTGGTGGACCTGGACGTGCATCAGGGCAACGGGACGGCGGCGCTGCTGGGGCCGCTCACGCACGTGGCCGGGCCGCGCGCGTTCACGCTCAGCGTGCACGGGGAGCGCAACTACCCGTTCCGGAAGGAGCGCAGCAGTCTGGATCTGGGGTTGGGGGACGGCGTGACGGACGCCGAGTACCTGCAGGTGATGCGCGGGTCGGTGCTGCCCGCACTGGAGGCGTTCCGGCCGGAACTGCTGGTGTACCTGGCGGGCGTGGACGTGCTGGCGGGCGACCGGTTCGGGCGGTTCGCGCTCACGCTGGCCGGGGTGCGGGAACGCAACCGGCTGCTGCTGGCGTGGGCGCGGGCGGCGGGTGTGCCACTCGTGAGTCTGACGGCGGGCGGGTACAACGCGGACCATGCCCTGACGGTGGAGGCGCACGCGAGCGTCGTGCTGGACGGGCTGGACGTGTACGCCTGA
- a CDS encoding cyclic nucleotide-binding domain-containing protein, which produces MTMQPMTASTTPELHGRPVRRGDTLYYAGDLSSSLYRLESGLLRAVRLTPQGRNLTVRHIRPGDIFGEEALHGLNRTHQVIALTDASIQPIHLQHLSGEELWQVTRSLSAQLQRVMTDGVHIQDGELRERIARYLLNLADSSLGGRHANGQPFVRATHELIAEGTGATRESVSKLIGEMRDDGLLSPAYRCITLTAEQDLRTLAGLV; this is translated from the coding sequence ATGACCATGCAGCCGATGACCGCCAGCACCACCCCCGAACTCCACGGCCGTCCCGTCCGCCGCGGCGACACCCTGTACTACGCCGGTGACCTCAGCTCCAGCCTGTACCGCCTCGAGAGCGGCCTGCTGCGCGCCGTGCGTCTCACTCCGCAGGGCCGCAACCTCACCGTGCGCCACATCCGCCCCGGCGACATCTTCGGCGAGGAAGCGCTGCACGGCCTGAACCGTACCCATCAGGTCATCGCGCTCACCGACGCCAGCATCCAGCCCATCCACCTCCAGCACCTCAGCGGCGAGGAACTGTGGCAGGTCACGCGCAGCCTCTCCGCGCAGCTGCAGCGCGTCATGACGGACGGCGTGCACATTCAGGACGGCGAACTGCGCGAACGCATCGCCCGCTACCTCCTCAACCTCGCCGACAGCAGCCTCGGCGGCCGCCACGCCAACGGGCAGCCCTTCGTGCGCGCCACGCACGAACTGATCGCCGAAGGCACCGGCGCCACCCGTGAAAGCGTCAGCAAACTGATCGGCGAGATGCGCGACGACGGCCTCCTCAGCCCCGCGTACCGCTGCATCACCCTCACGGCCGAGCAGGACCTCCGCACGCTCGCCGGCCTCGTCTGA
- the nspC gene encoding carboxynorspermidine decarboxylase, protein MTTPPLTPAPSPSPDVFPTDRVPWASIPSPAYVLDESRLRRNLRLISDVQAASGAKIIVAFKGYSMWSSFPILREYGIHGATASSLNEARLAREEMGGEVHVYAVAYSDADFPQMLALADHLTFNSFSQWERFRPQVQAARAAGKVVHIGIRVNHEYGEVETDLYNPAGPFSRLGVTRREFREDLLDGVDGLHFHSLCENGSDVLERTLAVFEEKFGDVLPNMSWVNFGGGHLMTRAGYDTERLIRVVREFRERWNVDVILEPGSAFGWDTGWLVSSVLDVVHNVKDNLILDISASAHMPDVLEMPYRPRVLGAAESGVQAHTYLLGGTTCLAGDVIGEYSFAQELQVGDRVVFDDMIHYTMVKTTFFNGVKHPDIGILHADGHYEVVKTFSYEEFRAKLS, encoded by the coding sequence ATGACCACGCCTCCCCTCACGCCCGCGCCCTCCCCCAGCCCCGACGTGTTTCCCACCGACCGCGTCCCGTGGGCGTCCATTCCCAGTCCCGCGTACGTGCTGGACGAGTCGCGCCTGCGCCGGAACCTGCGCCTCATCTCGGACGTGCAGGCGGCGTCCGGCGCGAAGATCATCGTGGCGTTCAAGGGGTACTCCATGTGGAGCAGCTTCCCGATCCTGCGCGAGTACGGCATTCACGGCGCGACGGCCAGCAGCCTGAACGAGGCGCGCCTCGCGCGTGAAGAGATGGGCGGCGAGGTGCACGTGTACGCCGTGGCGTACAGCGACGCGGACTTCCCGCAGATGCTGGCGCTCGCCGATCACCTGACCTTCAACAGCTTCTCGCAGTGGGAGCGGTTCAGGCCGCAGGTGCAGGCGGCCCGCGCGGCCGGGAAGGTCGTGCACATCGGCATCCGCGTGAACCACGAGTACGGCGAGGTGGAGACGGACCTGTACAACCCGGCCGGGCCGTTCTCGCGGCTGGGCGTGACGCGCCGCGAGTTCCGCGAGGACCTGCTGGACGGCGTGGACGGCCTGCACTTCCACAGCCTGTGCGAGAACGGCTCGGACGTGCTGGAGCGCACGCTGGCCGTGTTCGAGGAGAAGTTCGGGGACGTGCTGCCGAACATGTCGTGGGTGAACTTCGGCGGCGGGCACCTCATGACGCGCGCCGGGTACGACACCGAACGCCTGATCCGCGTGGTGCGCGAGTTCCGTGAACGCTGGAACGTGGACGTGATCCTGGAGCCGGGCAGCGCCTTCGGCTGGGACACCGGGTGGCTGGTGAGCAGCGTGCTGGACGTGGTGCACAACGTCAAGGACAACCTGATCCTCGACATTTCCGCGTCGGCGCACATGCCGGACGTGCTGGAAATGCCGTACCGGCCGCGCGTGCTGGGCGCGGCGGAAAGTGGCGTGCAGGCGCACACGTACCTGCTGGGCGGCACGACCTGCCTCGCGGGCGACGTGATCGGCGAGTACAGCTTCGCGCAGGAGCTGCAGGTGGGGGACCGGGTGGTGTTCGACGACATGATCCACTACACGATGGTCAAGACGACGTTCTTCAACGGCGTGAAGCACCCCGACATCGGCATCCTGCACGCGGACGGCCACTACGAGGTCGTGAAGACCTTCAGTTACGAGGAGTTCCGCGCCAAGCTCAGCTGA
- a CDS encoding LptA/OstA family protein, producing the protein MNRTPANTTRTRAALLAAAALGSALAAAATAPTNRILKFETGAQLQGDLRNGPYNYSGKGGAAVRASVGTVSIAAPQASMKAPAGTAMASAEGRRTADFTGGVTVTRNRLTAKGATLNYSESTGQGVLSGTPSAVLQPEKAGDDAVNIAATTMSLDVDTNMSTSTGNVKLVNGNQTGRADKVIFDEKRELGVLSGNLTLSRAATAKAKELNVVGSEARILTKGKLLYVSGKVKLTQGTITTTGDAVYYDDAKNVAYVVGNAVSVDSKNGTTVKARPSGALEQRTDLGRVRSIDSGFAIPVAQFKLAGEK; encoded by the coding sequence ATGAACCGTACCCCAGCCAACACCACCCGCACCCGCGCCGCCCTGCTCGCCGCCGCCGCCCTCGGCAGCGCCCTCGCGGCCGCCGCGACCGCGCCCACCAACCGCATCCTGAAGTTCGAGACGGGCGCGCAACTGCAGGGCGACCTGCGCAACGGCCCGTACAACTACAGCGGCAAGGGCGGCGCGGCCGTCAGGGCCAGCGTCGGCACCGTCAGCATCGCCGCGCCGCAGGCGAGCATGAAGGCCCCCGCCGGGACGGCCATGGCGAGCGCCGAAGGCAGACGCACCGCCGACTTCACGGGCGGCGTCACCGTGACCCGCAACCGCCTCACCGCGAAGGGCGCGACCCTGAACTACAGCGAGTCGACCGGGCAGGGCGTCCTGAGCGGCACGCCCAGCGCCGTCCTGCAGCCCGAGAAGGCCGGTGACGACGCCGTGAACATCGCCGCGACCACCATGAGTCTCGACGTGGACACCAACATGAGCACCAGCACCGGCAACGTCAAGCTCGTGAACGGCAACCAGACGGGCCGTGCCGACAAGGTCATCTTCGACGAGAAGCGCGAGCTGGGCGTCCTGAGCGGCAACCTCACCCTCAGCCGCGCCGCGACCGCCAAGGCCAAGGAACTGAACGTGGTCGGCAGCGAGGCGCGCATCCTGACCAAAGGCAAACTGCTGTACGTCAGCGGCAAGGTGAAGCTCACGCAGGGCACCATCACCACCACCGGCGACGCCGTGTACTACGACGACGCCAAGAACGTCGCGTACGTGGTCGGCAACGCCGTCAGCGTGGACAGCAAGAACGGCACGACCGTCAAGGCCCGCCCGAGCGGCGCGCTGGAGCAGCGCACCGACCTGGGCCGCGTCCGCTCCATCGACAGCGGGTTCGCCATTCCTGTCGCGCAGTTCAAGCTGGCGGGCGAGAAGTAA